The window CTCTTTCATCTCCATGTACAGGTCGTTGCCCTCACGGGTCCGCTCGCCAACACCACAGAACACGGAAATACCACCATGCTGCATAGCGATGTTGTTTACCATCTCCATCATGATAACGGTCTTGCCACAACCGGCACCGCCGAATAACCCCATCTTACCACCACGGGGGAAGGGAACCAGCAGGTCGATAACCTTAATACCAGTCTCCAGTACGTTTACCTCTGTATCTTGCTCAGTAAACTTGGGTGCCGGGCGATGAATAGGCATAGTCTTGGAGGCATCAATCTCACCTAAACCATCCACAGGACGGCCAACCACGTTCATGATCCTGCCCAGAGCCGGGGCCCCAACTGGAATAGTGATCGGCTCTCCGGCATCGCGGCAAGCCATACCACGCACCAGACCGTCCGTCTGATCCATAGCGATACAACGCACCACGTTATCACCGAGGTGCAATGCGACCTCAATAACCAAATTTTCTTCTTTATCATCAATACCCGGATTGGTGACAAAGAGCGCATTCATAATATCAGGTAGTTCACCTGCTTTAAACTCAACATCTACAACAGGTCCGATGACCTGAATAATTCTTCCAACTCGCGATTCACCCATTGAAATGGCCTCCTGGAAACAATTTTGCGATATCCAAAAATTTCATATTTCGTATCAGCCCTTCAGTGCCTCAGCACCACCGACGATATCCATGAGATCACCGGTAATGGCCGCCTGGCGAGCCTTATTGTACAGTTGCGTCAAATCGTTGATAATATCTCCGCATGCCTTGGTCGCATTATCCATAGCTGCCATCCGGGCTGCAACCTATAGACCTGAAATTCAGATGGTGGGGAAAAACGTCCATAATCCATGTAGAACTATATTCAAGATATACTCCACATCAGTCTTGTGCTTTTCCTATCTCCACAGGTTAGGATCAACAATTTCTATCATATTTTACTCAACCGGAATAGTGTCGTAGTCACACTCTTTAATTATCTTAACATTGTTAGAAGAATCCCCATCAATAATATTGACATTTTTGGGAGTTATTTCTGCACGAATGCCTTTTGATTTTTTTATCAACACAGGGATATCAACAATGAGTACGTTAAGGTACCAATATTCATCGCCGTCGTTTGGCATTTTAGGTAAGGTCTTGATAATTTCTACTTCTTTATGTTTAAGCAAATCATAATATGTCACCTTCAATACTGATTCAACATTTATATGCTTGCCATCGCTACACGGATAGTTAGTAACATGCACTTTGATTTTTTCCATATAAAACGCATTCACACCCTTGAGGTCACACTCTTCGCTCGGACAACAGTAAAATCCACAAAAAATTTTATCCACCCGTAAATCTGTTTTTGGCAGTCCTATTCTCGTAACTGATGGATTCCTAAGCCCTATCACACCATTATTTGAACGGTCTTGAGCTTCAGCTTGAGCCGCAGTCATCACAAGACATACTATTAACAATACATAATAACGTAACTGTTTCATTTCTATACCTCTAACGCCAGAATTATTCATACATTGTGATCAATTTTCCGATACATCGGACGAAAGTTACTCATACATGATGTTTTTATAGATACACCTTGTAGCACCACCGATCTTTCCCATATCTCCACTGGTTAGAATCAATACTTTCTATCATGATTTACTCAAGTGGAATACAGCTGCACTTATTAATTGTCCTAACATTATTAGAAGAGTCCCTGTCGACAGTGTTGCCATTTATTGGTGCTATTTCTGCCCGAATGCCTTTCGATTTTTTTACCAACACAGGTGATTTAACAACGTCTTCGTAAAGATTCCAATGTCCATTATATAATTTTGACATTTTAGGCATTTTTTTAACAACTGTTACCTCCTGATTTTTCGTCAAGTCATAATATGTCAGCGTCAATACTGATGGTATATTTACATGACCTCCATTGCTGGACGGATAATTAGAAATGCTCACGCTAATTTGCTCCATATAAAAAGCATCCACACCTTTGAGCGGATCTTCGCCATTATTGTAGCGGTCACGGCAGACACAGCACCCCCCGCAGCTGCCTATATTGCAATATATTGAAGATACACGTAAATCTGTTTCAAATGGCTCTGCACGCAGACGCCCTGCTAACTCCCCTCCTATAAGCCGACGACCTTGAGCCTCAGCTTGAGCCGCTGTAGCCGTCACAACCAAAAATATTGCTAACGCCATATAAAGTAACCGTTTCATCCGCATACCTCCCTCAAAAAAGTTAAATGTAACAAATGAAACAAATATCAATGACCTTGCTTCACCATTTAAGATAGTTACCCCTTCAGTGCCTCAGCACCACCGACGATATCCATGAGATCACCGGTAATGGCCGCCTGGCGAGCCTTATTGTACAGTTGCGTCAAATCGTTGATAATATCTCCGCATGCCTTGGTCGCATTATCCATAGCCGTCATGCGTGCCGCATGTTCACCAGCCGCAACCTCAATCATAGCATGATAGACCTGTACATTCAGATGGAGAGGAAGCAACACCTCCATAATCTGGGCAGGATCAGGCTCGTAGATATATTCTACAGTCGTTCCGGTAGCCTCCTCTCCCTGCTCAACAGGCTTAATGGGCAACAGCATTGTTTCTGTTGCGTGCTGTTTGGCCATAGAGAGAAAACGGGCATAAACAATCCGTACCTCATCAACCTCTCCCGAGAGAAAATTCGTCGCGGCATTCTGGGATATATCCCGGGCATGAAACATCTGAAAGGTCCCCATGATGTCCTTGTGCTCTTCCCGAATCTTACCGGAGCGTCGGAATGCCTGGGCCGCCTTATTGCCCACCGTAATGAGGCTGACTTTTTTCCCTTCTGCCTCAAATTGCTTGATGAGCTTTTGCGCCTTAGAGATGATATTGGCGTTATAACTTCCGCAAAGTCCACGGTCCGAAGTGACGACAATAAGTTCTACTCCGTAAACATCACGGACTTCCATCAGAGGCTGCTTTTCGCTGTCCCCACTGGACAGATCCTTCATAGCCTCGGCGAATTTTTCCGCATAAGGCCGAAAGGTCTCCATTCGTTCCTGGGCACCGCGCAGTTTCGCAGAGGCGACCATGTTCATAGCCTTGGTGATCTGCGAGGTCTTTGAGACACCTTCTATTTTATTTTTAACATCCTTTAATCCAGGCATGTGATCAATTCCTTGCTATTTCTTCGAGCTCTTCAAGCTTCGTGCGCACCTTTCAGGTTCAGCTTTAGTTCAGATCCTTGGTCGCTTTAAACGCCTCACCGAAAGCGGTCAGGGTTTTTCTCATCTTCTCATCCAGCTCGCTTGAGATTGCTTCCTGTTCCTGTAGCTCGGTAAAAATTGAGGGCTCATTTGTCTCAATATAGCTGTACAGCTCCTGCTCGTAATCAGCAAGCATATCTACCGGAAATTTATCCAAGAAGCCCTTGGTACCGGCAAAGATGATAGTCACCTGTTTTTCCATAGGCAGGGGCTGGTACTGTGGTTGTTTCAGGATCTCAACCAGACGCTCACCACGGGTCAGCTGGGCCTGGGTGGCTGCATCCAAATCCGAACCAAAGCCAGCAAAGGCGGCCAACTCACGATACTGGGCCAGATCAAGACGAAGAGTGCCTGCAACCTGCTTCATAGCTTTCACCTGGGCTGCACCACCAACACGGGAAACTGAGATACCAACGTTGATCGCCGGACGAACACCGGCAAAGAACAGACTCGGCTCCAGGAAGACCTGGCCGTCAGTAATAGAGATAACATTGGTAGGAATAAAGGCGGAAACGTCACCGGCCTGGGTTTCGATGATGGGCAAAGCAGTCATGGAACCAGCACCGAGCTCGTCACTCACCTTGGCGGAACGCTCCAGCAGACGAGAATGGTTAAAGAAGATGTCGCCAGGATAAGCCTCACGTCCCGGTGGACGACGGAGCAACAGGGACAGCTCACGGTAGGCAACAGCCTGCTTGGAAAGATCATCATATATAATCAGGGAATGCTGACCATTATCCCGAAAATACTCAGCCATTGCGCAACCAACCATCGCAGAAACATACTGCATCGGCGCAGGATCAGAGGCACAGGCTGCAACCACGGTGGTGTACTCCATAGCACCGTGCTTACGCAGGGCCTCAACAACGAGAGCAACTGTGGATTTTTTCTGGCCCGTGGCAACGTACACACAATGTATACCGCTGTTTTTCTGGGCGATGATAGCATCAACGCAGAGAGCAGTCTTGCCGATCTGGCGGTCACCGATAACCAACTCACGCTGTCCGCGACCAACCGGAGTCATGGCATCAACCGCCTTATAGCCGGTATAGCAGGGCTCATGCACACCTTTACGGGCGATAACACCGGGAGCCAGGACTTCCATCTTTCGAGTTTCTTTGGCTTCAATCGGTCCCTTCCCATCAATGGGCTGCCCAATACCGTCAACAACGCGACCTTCCAGTTCCGGTCCAACAGGAACCTCAGCGATCTTGCCGGTCCGTTTAACGATGTCGCCTTCCTTAATATGACGGACATCACCCATGACCGCAACACCGACATTATCCTCTTCCAGGTTCAGAGCGAGTCCCATGATATCGCCAGGGAACTCAAGCAGCTCCATGGCCTGACAATTTTCCACACCGTACACACGGGCAATACCGTCACCAACTGAAAGAACTGTTCCGGTTTCTTTCAGATCAATATCACTGGCATAACCAGCAATCTGATCCTTGATGATCCGACTGATTTCTGAGGCTTTGATCTGCATTTGACTATTCTCTCCCCTTGATAGATTCTTTTAATCCATTAAGTTGTGTTCGTATACTTCCGTCTAACACCAGATCTCCGACTCTGGCAATCATGCCACCGATAATCGAGGGATCAACCTGTGTTTCAAGAATTACCTTGCGTCCTGTAAGTTCTTCCAGCTTTGCCTGAATTTTACCGAGCAACATATCATCAAGCTCTATTGCCGAGGTGACACGACCGTGACTGATATTCTTTTCAAGATCAAGCATGCCGCGAACCTGCTCAACAACTTCCTTGAGCACATCAATCCGCTTTCGCTCCACTAACAGATTGAGAAAGGCTGTCACCAGGGCATCAGCGCCCACAGCTTCCGCAATCGCAGTCATAACCTTATATCTGGCTTCAAGTGGATACAGGGGATTAACAAGTGTTTCCGCAACTTCCAACTCAGGATCATCAAAGAGATCCGCAATGCTGCTGAGCGTTTCTGCATAGCTTTCAATAAGCCCCTGCTCCTGCCCCAGCCTGAAGATCGCCCTGGCATACCGCTTTGCTATAATTGTCTGTTTCACTGTACCGCACCCACACGTTCAAGATACTTCTCAGTGATCGCTATCTGATCCTCTGGGGTCAAATTTTGTACGATCAACTCCTCAGCCAGCACAACAGCCTGCTCGGCAATCTCCGCCTGTAGCCTTTCTGTTGCCTGAGCAAGAGCACCCTGTACCGCAGATTCAGCCTGATGCCGCATTTCCTCTGCTGCGACCTCAGCCTCAGCAATAATCCGGCCCTTTTCCTCTTCGGCTTTTGCCTTGGCTCTTGCCACGAGTTTCTCCATTTCCCCTTCCATACCAGCCAAACGCGACTCAAAGTCCTTATAGGCCCTTTCCGCTTCATCACGTTTTTCCTGCATAGTCTCCAGCTCATCTTTAATCTGGCGACGTCTGCCTCCCAAGCTTGTTGCTAGAGGTCTGGCAAGAAATTTTACAAGAAGATAGACAAGGGCGGCAAAATTCAGGGCCCTCCACAGGAGATCTTTCAACTTTGCTGCGGTCAGCATCGGGGCATTATGTTCGCCATGCCCTTCTTCGTGTCCAGCAGCATGCTCGTCATGCCCCCCGGTTTCAGAGATATATTCATCTCCGAGCATCTCCATAGCTTCGTGGTCACTATGGGGTTCAATAACTGGAGATTCGGCAATGTGATGTTCCCCATGCTGCTCATGCATAGTCGTCTGCTCAACAGGATGTCCGTCTTTGCCGTGTTCCTGGGCAAAGGAGACAGCGTGTATCCCCCCGCACAAGCCGACAGCAAGTAGTATCGGAACAATCTTTTTCATACTTCGAGCGTTCATGCTTCCAGACTCCTTCCCAGTATTTTTGAGGCCATCTCCTGGGCAAATACATCTAAATTGCCCAATAATTTTTCGCGGGTTTCCTCAAACTCGGCCTGCACTTTAACAAGCTGTTTTTCCCTTTCACCCTCTGCTTCCTGGCGAACAACAGCCAGCTTGGCAGCTGCGGCCTTGGTCGCCTCACCTCTTGCCGCATCAAGCGTTTCTTTAGCTTTGGCTGAAGCCTCCCGCATTTTTTTATCGAGTTCCGCCTGGCGATCTTTGGCGTTACGCTCGTATTTTTCGACGTTATCGCTCAAGGTATCCAAGGCATCCTGCCTCTTTTCCATGATCTCAATGATAGGTTTGTACAGGACCTTATTCAGTATGAGCATTAAAGCGATCATATTAATGATGTGAATGAACACGGTGCTATCGACTGAAATCATAGAACACTCCTCATGATGACGCTTGAAATGAAAGTCTAATTTTAGATAAAATTGAAAGTATTTCTATTAACCTGCAACTTAATATTAAAAATTTTTATAATTAAAAATGCAAAAAAAATCAAGCCCTTACAAGCAAAGGCAGTTGCAAATAAAATTCGCCAGATTAAATAATAAAGACATGAGCTTTACATAAATTACAATCTTCTGTCAAATATTTTTCTTTCGGCCTTCTTCTCTTCTTTCTTGAGATAAGTATTTTTTTTTAACTTTTTTGTCGCTTTCCCCTTAAAAAGGGGAAACATTTCTTCTATGCCCCAAAAAAACACACCCATTAACACAACGAATAGAAAAAAAAGCAAGTAAAAAAACGCTACCACAATTTAATTTCAGTCACTCTAAGTACTCAACCATATATAATCGACACTCCTATTTAGCTCTTAAGCTGACCTGTAGGCAGGTTGCACTACAATAAGTGTCGATTATTCAAAGTGACCTACTTACTACCAACCAAAAAAAACTAAAAAAAAGAAAATTGGAAGGGGATTACAGAAAATACCCCTTGATAGGTTGAGAAAAATCGAGAAAAGGTACCATCTGCTGGTCTGTTCTATATGAGGGGAAAATGAGGAGAAAGGCATTCCCCGTCCGAAAGACGGGGAGGTGCCACAAGGGAGGGGAATTTATCATAAGCTATGATGCACTAAATAGCTGTTGAATATTTTCTCTACTTTTGGCCTGAAGAAATTTATTTCTGTTCTCTTCATTATTCATCAGCCTACTCACCTTGGCCAAGGTTTGCAGGTATTCTCCCGCCATCCCGACGGGCGAGAGAATCATCACAACAAGGTGAACCGGCTTGTTATCCTTTGCTTCAAAGCTGATCCCTTTTGCTGATCGCCCGAAACAGACCAGACATTGCTGTAATTCATGTAATTTTCCATGCGGTATTGCAACTCCATTCCCGACACCCGTTGAGCCAATCTGCTCCCGCTCCATCAAGACCTGCTGGATGGACTTGGAATTTAACTCAGGGAATCTTTTCTGAGCTGCCTCAGCCATTTCCCCAAGAAGCTCTTCTTTATTTGTCGATTCTAAATCAAGGACTATGCATTGCTCTGAGAGTTCTATCATCTTTCTGCCAAATTTTCCTTCCCCACAGGGATAGCCAAATTTTTCTCAATATTACACTAAAAAAAATCTCCCAACCCCAAGGGGATGAGAGGAAAAGTTTTTTCAACGACTTTTACGACGATGTTTAACTGGAAGAATTTTCATTTGATCCCTATATTTTGCCACTGTTCTCCGGGCAACATTGACCCCCTCTTCCTTTAACATTTCAGAAATAAGATTATCACTAAGCGGCTTTTCCGGGGGCTCCTGCTGGATAAGCTGCCTGATCCGATTTTTTATTACTTCGGATGCCACCAAATTTCCATCAGTTGTCGTGACTGCGCTGGAAAAGAAGAACTTCAACTCATACAGCCCTTGAGGCGTATGCACATATTTATTCGAGGTAATGCGACTGACAGTGGATTCATGAAGACCGATGTCCTGTGCTACATCATTCAACACCAGAGGCTTCAGATGTCCCGGCCCTTGTTCAAAAAAATCATGTTGGAATTTGAGCAGGCTCTTCATGACCTTATAAATAGAATTCTGCCGATAATGAACCGAATTGATAAAATTCTGTGCGTTTCGCTTCTGCTCGGTCAAATATCCCTTGGAATCTGTTCCTGCCTTGTCCTTCATCAGCTCCTGATACTCCGCAGAAAGCTGCAACTGCGGCATCCCGTCGTTATTCAACTGAATAATGAATTCACCATCTAACCTATGCAAATATACATCAGGAACAACATAATTGGTCTGCTCATTACTATATTCATTCCCTGGATATGGATTTAATGAGGTAATAACACTAAAAGCGTTGCGGACTTCACGGGCAGTATAATCAATCTTAGCAGCAATCTTAGTGAAATTATGGGTTTGTAGTTCATCCAGGTGATCAGCAACAAGCAGGTAGGCCAAGTCATCTTCCATCCCCTCCCTCTCCAACTGCAAGAGCAGAGATTCGCGTAGATCCCTGGCCGCTACCCCTGGCGGGTCAAGGCTTTGCACCAGACGTAACATCCCTTCGGCCTCTTCTATACTGCAACCTGCATAATCACATATATCCTCGATTGAGGCCTCGAAGAAACCATGCCCATTGATACTCCCCAGGATAAATCGGGCGATATCTTCATCTTTTTCGTCAAGCTTAAGATGGGAAAGTTGCCATTCTAAGAACGAAATGAGACCGGGAGCAGCAGAGATAAAATCAAACTGCGATGGAGCATCACTTGGAGGGGCTTCTCTGGAAAAGGAAAAGTCGGAATCAAAATTGTTGGAATAATCCTCCCAATCCACCTCGGCCACGGTTTTCGGGTCATCACCCGCGACCTGTGAGGAGGCTGCCAACTCCACAGAATCCTGGGCCTCTTCAGCTGATAATGATTCGGGATTACTCACTGTTTCCTGAACACCAACAACTTCCTCCAACATGGGATTCTGGGCCATCTCTTCGTGCAGAGCATTGGTCAATTCCAAGCGGTTCAGCTGCAGAAGCTTAATGGCTTGACGCAATTGCTGCGTCATAACCAGTTTTTGAGTAAGTTTTACTTGCTGTCGGAGTTCAAGACTCATTGATCAAAAAACATAAAATGTATGCCGTTACAGCGGCCCGCCTTGTATGTGTCACATTGTGAAATTTTCACCAAGATACATTTTCTTAGCTAATTCACTCTGAATAATATCATCGGCTGCACCGCTGGTAAGAATTTGCCCTGCATTCATTATATAGGCAAAATCGCATACCTGCAATGTTTCTCGAACATTATGATCTGAAATTAAAACTCCCAGGCCTTTCTCCTTCAATCCTCGGATAATTTGCTGTAAATCAGCAACAGATAAGGGATCAACCCCGGCAAAGGGTTCGTCCAACAGGATAAAGCGAGGCCGAGTTGCCAAGGCACGCATGATTTCCACCCTTCTTCGTTCACCACCGGAGAGTGCATGCCCTTTATTTTTTGCCAAATACTCTATCTTGAGTTCAGCCATTAACTCGCTGATGCGATTATTAATTTCATTACGGGTCAGGCCCAGGGGCTCCAGAACAATCCGGACATTTTCTTCAACCGTCAATTTTTTAAAAACCGATGGTTCCTGCGCCAGATAGGTAATACCCCGGGAGGCACGACGGTGAATAGGAAGCCCCTGAATTTCCCTGTTATCGAGGAAAATAGCCCCTGCTGTGGGTCGAATAAAACCGACTATTGAATAAAAAGTCGTGGTCTTGCCAGCACCGTTCGGCCCTAACAGACCAACAATGGAGCCATTCTGCACCTTCAGGTTGACTTGGTCCACTACCCGACGGGCACGATATTCCTTAACCAGATTCCTGGTTTCCAGGATAGAGACAGGTTCCATTCTTTACTACTTATCCGAGTTCGGTACAATAACCGCCTTAATGCGCTCCGGCTTCTTACCTTTTCCCTTACCACCTTTGCCAACAACGGCCTCAGAGCGCTCAACAACAGACCGTTTTTCATCAAGAAAATAGGTAATCGTTTTACCAGAGACCATATTCTTCCCCTGCCAAGCCTTTGCATGACCGTGCAAAATTACCTTGCGGGCATCAGCAAAATAATCCATCCGATCTCCTGTACCCAACCAGTCTTCCTGGGTGACTTTTACATTGCCCACACAGATCATTTTATCTACCTGCCGGGATTGGTCCTTTGGCTTCTTGGGATCATTGGGCTGGTAATAGATCGTCATCTCATCGGTGCGGATGGTCACTTTACCCTGGCTGGCGTCAACATTCCCGATAAAAACCACAGAATTTTTTTCTTCCTGGGAAATCATCCGGTCTGCTTCAATATTAATAGGCTTGTCATCTTTTTGACAAAATCCAGAGCTCGCCACCAACAAAAGAGCACCACAAAGGATCACTGACTGGAGAAGAGTTCGAGCGGATGGCAGAAAAAAACGCATCATTTTATACCTCTGAAGAGTTTTCCTTTCAAATCGGTCAAGATATACTCTGTATCTTAACTTCAGTTTTGCTGAAACAAAAAAAACAGGAATCTTTCCGTTATGCCGGAATGATCCCTGTTTGTCAACAAAATTCCCTGAAAGTGCTGCTACACTGTGAGGTCCTCTCGCACCCGTTTGCGCGGTCCGCCATGCCTGGAGGTTGACCAATCACGAATAGGGGCAGATGCTGTTAACTCCTCCTGACGGTCCAAACGTCCCATCCGATCATAGATCATCTGCCAAACACAATCCACTTCAGGATGTATCTCACAACGCCCGTTGACAGAACCGCCACAAGGACCGTTCATCAGACTTTTTGCGCAACGGGCCACCGGACAGTGCCCTCCGGTAAAATGCAGGACACAATGACCGCAACCAGCACATTGTTCAGTCCAGACACCCTGCTCAGGGGAGCCACCAAAAAAGGTGGTGTTCAAGGCTGGAAAAACATTATCGTTAGGACGCAAATTAGCTATAAAATTTACGCCTACGCCACAAGCTGTGGAGACAATCGCGTCGTACTGCCCTTCAAATTGATCAATGCTGTCTATATATTCTTTATCGCATTGACGAACCAAAGATGCATCAAAGACCTCTGCACTTTTCCCTGCCTTTTTCAGACCAAGCCGAATGAGCGATGCCAGAATCTCAGCCTCTCGCTCTCCGCCTGCTGAGCAAACAGTGACGCACCCCCGACAAGCCAGCACCAGAATCTTTTTACAATCCTGAACCATTTTTATTATTTCAGCCAAAGGCTTCCGTTCAGCAATAATCATATGGAACTCCCGAAAAAGCAGGGTTTAGTAAAAGCAAAGCAAATTTCTTGTTGCGAAACAGCAGCTCTCCTGAGGAATTTAACAAGAAAGATCTTACCCATTATGCGAGTGTCGTAGGGGCCGCCCCCCTGTGTTCGCCCTTGTCTATCGGGCAAGCACAGAGGCCTGCCCCTAATATCCAAAATAGAGAGGGTATTTTTGGGAAAGCCCTTATCAAAAAGGTGACGGCCCCATTTCTGTAACCAAGGCATTCACTTCCTGAGCGACATCAACAAATTCAGGATGCAGCCCACGCGGCAGAAAGAACATCTTAGCCCGATCCTTTTCCACTCCAAGTTCACTGAGGGCTGAGCGTACAGACTCAACACGCTTAGCAGCCCGTTGACTTCCCTTAACATTATGACATCCATCCGCAGGGCAACCTACCACATATACGCCATCTGCCCCATCTTCAAAGGCCTTGAGCAGCGTAACCTCCTCCAGTTTTCCAGTGCAGACAACACGAGTCATCTTAACATTTTTTGGAAAATCTAATTGCTGCAACCCACGTCCTTCGTCGGCGCAGGTCTGCTGGGAGGTATAATGACAACTGAACAAACGTATGTCCGGTGTAAAACTCATCGAATCTGCTCCACAATATTATTGGTTGGTTCCACAGGCGGCGATCAACCGCTCGTCTTCGGATTCATTCAGGATAATAGCCTGGGCAGGGCATTCAGAAACACAGATACCACAGGCTTTACAATCCGTCACGTTAATTGTGGCGAGCCCACCCTCATCAATTTTGGGTACCTCCCACGGGCAGACCCGAACACAGGTGAGACAGGACACACAAAGGTCACGTTGCACCTGGGCTGCCTTCCCTTTTTCCACCAGTTTCTCTTCAGTAATATAGCCTTTTTTCATGGCCAGCTTGGCCAGAGTCCCCATAATATCGGCAAAACTTACATCCTGGGGGCAAACAAAGACACAGCTACGGCATCCTGAACAATACCAAAGCAAATCAGAGCTCAATAAACGCTCTTCCATGCCCATACGAACCATGTGGATGATCTTGCGGGGATCAAAATCTGGAACAGCCTGACTCACCGGGCAGGCACCAGAGCAAGCACCGCAGGAAAAACAGGAGTTCAGATGCTGGCCACCGGGTTCCGCAACCACCTCGGCACTGAATCCGGGATTAATTTCAAATGTTTTCTTTGACATACCATCACCACAATGAGCATTTATATTCTCTGATCGTTATGTTCCAGCAAACCCGAGCGAGCATTGAATCAGAAAACAGTAAATCTACTGACTGACAATTGAAGCAAGAAACGCTGAGACACTAACGAGCTCTGCCACACGTTAGGCAAATAGAAATATCCCATTTTTGTCATTTTGTCAACGGAACCGTTCAGAATAGTAAAATTTCGGGAAAGAAAGGTCGTTGCCCACAGCTCTGCCAGCGCGTTGCAATAATAT is drawn from Candidatus Electrothrix aestuarii and contains these coding sequences:
- the atpG gene encoding ATP synthase F1 subunit gamma, which translates into the protein MPGLKDVKNKIEGVSKTSQITKAMNMVASAKLRGAQERMETFRPYAEKFAEAMKDLSSGDSEKQPLMEVRDVYGVELIVVTSDRGLCGSYNANIISKAQKLIKQFEAEGKKVSLITVGNKAAQAFRRSGKIREEHKDIMGTFQMFHARDISQNAATNFLSGEVDEVRIVYARFLSMAKQHATETMLLPIKPVEQGEEATGTTVEYIYEPDPAQIMEVLLPLHLNVQVYHAMIEVAAGEHAARMTAMDNATKACGDIINDLTQLYNKARQAAITGDLMDIVGGAEALKG
- the atpA gene encoding F0F1 ATP synthase subunit alpha, whose protein sequence is MQIKASEISRIIKDQIAGYASDIDLKETGTVLSVGDGIARVYGVENCQAMELLEFPGDIMGLALNLEEDNVGVAVMGDVRHIKEGDIVKRTGKIAEVPVGPELEGRVVDGIGQPIDGKGPIEAKETRKMEVLAPGVIARKGVHEPCYTGYKAVDAMTPVGRGQRELVIGDRQIGKTALCVDAIIAQKNSGIHCVYVATGQKKSTVALVVEALRKHGAMEYTTVVAACASDPAPMQYVSAMVGCAMAEYFRDNGQHSLIIYDDLSKQAVAYRELSLLLRRPPGREAYPGDIFFNHSRLLERSAKVSDELGAGSMTALPIIETQAGDVSAFIPTNVISITDGQVFLEPSLFFAGVRPAINVGISVSRVGGAAQVKAMKQVAGTLRLDLAQYRELAAFAGFGSDLDAATQAQLTRGERLVEILKQPQYQPLPMEKQVTIIFAGTKGFLDKFPVDMLADYEQELYSYIETNEPSIFTELQEQEAISSELDEKMRKTLTAFGEAFKATKDLN
- a CDS encoding F0F1 ATP synthase subunit delta, with product MKQTIIAKRYARAIFRLGQEQGLIESYAETLSSIADLFDDPELEVAETLVNPLYPLEARYKVMTAIAEAVGADALVTAFLNLLVERKRIDVLKEVVEQVRGMLDLEKNISHGRVTSAIELDDMLLGKIQAKLEELTGRKVILETQVDPSIIGGMIARVGDLVLDGSIRTQLNGLKESIKGRE
- a CDS encoding ATP synthase F0 subunit B, with the translated sequence MNARSMKKIVPILLAVGLCGGIHAVSFAQEHGKDGHPVEQTTMHEQHGEHHIAESPVIEPHSDHEAMEMLGDEYISETGGHDEHAAGHEEGHGEHNAPMLTAAKLKDLLWRALNFAALVYLLVKFLARPLATSLGGRRRQIKDELETMQEKRDEAERAYKDFESRLAGMEGEMEKLVARAKAKAEEEKGRIIAEAEVAAEEMRHQAESAVQGALAQATERLQAEIAEQAVVLAEELIVQNLTPEDQIAITEKYLERVGAVQ
- a CDS encoding ATP synthase F0 subunit B, which gives rise to MISVDSTVFIHIINMIALMLILNKVLYKPIIEIMEKRQDALDTLSDNVEKYERNAKDRQAELDKKMREASAKAKETLDAARGEATKAAAAKLAVVRQEAEGEREKQLVKVQAEFEETREKLLGNLDVFAQEMASKILGRSLEA
- a CDS encoding PTS sugar transporter subunit IIA, coding for MIELSEQCIVLDLESTNKEELLGEMAEAAQKRFPELNSKSIQQVLMEREQIGSTGVGNGVAIPHGKLHELQQCLVCFGRSAKGISFEAKDNKPVHLVVMILSPVGMAGEYLQTLAKVSRLMNNEENRNKFLQAKSRENIQQLFSAS
- the rpoN gene encoding RNA polymerase factor sigma-54; the encoded protein is MSLELRQQVKLTQKLVMTQQLRQAIKLLQLNRLELTNALHEEMAQNPMLEEVVGVQETVSNPESLSAEEAQDSVELAASSQVAGDDPKTVAEVDWEDYSNNFDSDFSFSREAPPSDAPSQFDFISAAPGLISFLEWQLSHLKLDEKDEDIARFILGSINGHGFFEASIEDICDYAGCSIEEAEGMLRLVQSLDPPGVAARDLRESLLLQLEREGMEDDLAYLLVADHLDELQTHNFTKIAAKIDYTAREVRNAFSVITSLNPYPGNEYSNEQTNYVVPDVYLHRLDGEFIIQLNNDGMPQLQLSAEYQELMKDKAGTDSKGYLTEQKRNAQNFINSVHYRQNSIYKVMKSLLKFQHDFFEQGPGHLKPLVLNDVAQDIGLHESTVSRITSNKYVHTPQGLYELKFFFSSAVTTTDGNLVASEVIKNRIRQLIQQEPPEKPLSDNLISEMLKEEGVNVARRTVAKYRDQMKILPVKHRRKSR
- the lptB gene encoding LPS export ABC transporter ATP-binding protein, with the protein product MEPVSILETRNLVKEYRARRVVDQVNLKVQNGSIVGLLGPNGAGKTTTFYSIVGFIRPTAGAIFLDNREIQGLPIHRRASRGITYLAQEPSVFKKLTVEENVRIVLEPLGLTRNEINNRISELMAELKIEYLAKNKGHALSGGERRRVEIMRALATRPRFILLDEPFAGVDPLSVADLQQIIRGLKEKGLGVLISDHNVRETLQVCDFAYIMNAGQILTSGAADDIIQSELAKKMYLGENFTM
- the lptA gene encoding lipopolysaccharide transport periplasmic protein LptA, which codes for MMRFFLPSARTLLQSVILCGALLLVASSGFCQKDDKPINIEADRMISQEEKNSVVFIGNVDASQGKVTIRTDEMTIYYQPNDPKKPKDQSRQVDKMICVGNVKVTQEDWLGTGDRMDYFADARKVILHGHAKAWQGKNMVSGKTITYFLDEKRSVVERSEAVVGKGGKGKGKKPERIKAVIVPNSDK